The nucleotide sequence CTAACGGTTTATCAAGGGGGGCTCGTTTCCCTTTCATCACTTCTTCTTTTGGAATTCGGAATGAAACGATTGAGTCTAGTTTGTCTCCTGTCGACCATAGTCATTCTGGAACTGATCAACACTCGAATACACCCGGCCAATGACTCTACAGATTGGCTCGAAGCAAAGGAGTACCGTATGGATATCCAACAAGATGCGAGTGATGTCGCACTGGCTATGGGTATCGAACCACCACGGGTCATCATTTCAGGGGGTATGGACACTCTTTCAATTATATTCGCCGACGAGAACCTGATAATTGTACCACGACTAGTAGTCGCGGGCCTTGATCGGGATATTGTGAAAAGTCTTCTCGCCCATGAACTGGGACATATCTATCACCGCTCTTTGGTACTAGAAGCGTTTCACAAGGCATCGACTTCGTATGTAGGCTTTCTGGGTCTCTGGCTAGGATTCCTCCGTGGGCGCACGCTTGTTATTATAATCGGGATTTCATTAGTATACATTTTCATGGCCACATTCAAACGAAACTATCTGGGAAATCTGTTCCTGATTGCGACGAGTCTCGGGGCTATCCTTCCTTCTCTTTGGGCGTACATCGCGAGACAACGGTGTAATGAATATCTTGCTGACGAAATTGCGGCGAAACACGTGGGGGCAACGACATTTGCTCATGGTCTTCAGGTAATCAACAATCGATTACAATCGGTAGAACCTAGTCAGGATGCCAACGTGTCATTATTCAACCGCCCCAGACAATGGATGGCCCACCATCCTCCT is from Halorhabdus sp. BNX81 and encodes:
- a CDS encoding M48 family metalloprotease gives rise to the protein MEASQTSRLLTVYQGGLVSLSSLLLLEFGMKRLSLVCLLSTIVILELINTRIHPANDSTDWLEAKEYRMDIQQDASDVALAMGIEPPRVIISGGMDTLSIIFADENLIIVPRLVVAGLDRDIVKSLLAHELGHIYHRSLVLEAFHKASTSYVGFLGLWLGFLRGRTLVIIIGISLVYIFMATFKRNYLGNLFLIATSLGAILPSLWAYIARQRCNEYLADEIAAKHVGATTFAHGLQVINNRLQSVEPSQDANVSLFNRPRQWMAHHPPISARIRRLGVDPEEI